The segment GGGCAGTCTCTCCTTTCACTGTTGAGTACGACAAGGGAAGTGTGACGAGCCTTAGCAGACGCGCCATTAACGTTGAGCAGCATTGGATCTCAAGCCAACTCGATTGGTTGGCCGCTGCCACCTTCCGTAGCGCAGACGAACCGGAAGCATATGTGCTGTTTCTTCATCCCTGGACAAGTTGGAAGGACGAGCGCGATTATGCACATGTCAAACTCGCCCGAGACCTAGCGCAAGCCTTGTCCGTGGAGGCAGTGTTGTTCGACCATCGCGGGCATGGGGAAAGTACTGGCTCATCAGCAAATGTGACAATGTCTGATTTTGTCGCGGACGTCCAACACGTACAGCAGTGGCTCCAACAACGCTCAGGCTCAAAAGCAACCATCGTCGTAGCGTCAGGAGTCGCAGCGGTCACTGCAGCTTCGGTAGCCTCGCTCATTAACGCGCAAGCGCTCGTCCTACTTTCGCCAAGCCTGCATGTTCCGCCGCGCCTGCTCGACCTTGCAGCGCGAACCCAAAGCGTTCGCGAGCTGCTGAAATTCGCCGAACGCGAGAACGACCTCGCCTATGTGCGATCTGCCCTCCAGCGCTTGGGTGTGCTGCCAGACCACACGCTTGGCGAATTGTTCAATCCCGCTTTTCTCTTCGGCGTGCCTGATCCGCTGAGTTACCTGGGACTTCCGCCGACGCTTGTGGTGACAGATGGCGAG is part of the Deinococcus sp. QL22 genome and harbors:
- a CDS encoding alpha/beta hydrolase; its protein translation is MAAATFRSADEPEAYVLFLHPWTSWKDERDYAHVKLARDLAQALSVEAVLFDHRGHGESTGSSANVTMSDFVADVQHVQQWLQQRSGSKATIVVASGVAAVTAASVASLINAQALVLLSPSLHVPPRLLDLAARTQSVRELLKFAERENDLAYVRSALQRLGVLPDHTLGELFNPAFLFGVPDPLSYLGLPPTLVVTDGESPSYDVHLLASCALRIADIRGGGLSFRHPDCLSAVSTAMLQFFQSLRFAGDLI